A portion of the Kineosporia corallincola genome contains these proteins:
- a CDS encoding GGDEF domain-containing protein — MDWARSGLAARNPRAAALTAFWIFLLSAAAVPLSSLDMPESPAQRAMSFGAPVVLLGLATVLITRRLPVTWLNVLLLVAPILGLAVVVTLNLATQDSSAGAQVMLCLPALFAATHLRPPGALLVAVSCSMGDALVVGVLRPDSRGLLDWFQISLVIGLMTGILVLAGQRQDRLVALLQGQASRDPLTGLVTRRVLDEAMHRAVLPPVPRQGRSCAGAALVLLDLDHFKTINDTHGHPIGDDALVHLAGLLGGDAAPGAVIARLGGDEMAVLLPEFPADEAVRWAQGLLTRVLSHPLPLAGDGTELPLSVSIGVGHAGPGPTPLRDLYAAADASLYEAKRAGRGRVGPPHTAAPGRPGTGAPVPEQPERRLHRG, encoded by the coding sequence GTGGACTGGGCGCGTTCGGGGCTGGCCGCCCGGAATCCGAGAGCGGCCGCACTGACGGCGTTCTGGATCTTCCTGCTGTCCGCCGCCGCCGTGCCGCTGTCGAGCCTCGACATGCCCGAGTCACCGGCCCAGCGGGCGATGAGCTTCGGCGCGCCGGTGGTCCTGCTCGGGCTCGCCACGGTCCTGATAACCCGGCGGCTGCCCGTCACGTGGCTGAACGTCCTGCTGCTGGTCGCCCCGATCCTCGGGCTGGCGGTGGTGGTGACGCTGAACCTGGCCACCCAGGACTCCTCGGCCGGGGCCCAGGTGATGTTGTGCCTGCCGGCTCTGTTCGCGGCCACGCACCTGCGGCCGCCGGGCGCCTTGCTGGTGGCCGTGAGCTGCTCGATGGGCGACGCCCTGGTGGTCGGCGTGCTGCGTCCGGACAGTCGCGGGCTGCTCGACTGGTTCCAGATCTCGCTGGTGATCGGCCTGATGACCGGCATCCTGGTGCTGGCCGGGCAACGACAGGACCGGCTGGTCGCGCTGCTCCAGGGACAGGCCTCCCGCGACCCGCTGACCGGTCTGGTCACCCGCCGGGTGCTGGACGAGGCGATGCACCGCGCCGTGCTGCCACCGGTGCCCCGCCAGGGCCGCTCCTGCGCCGGAGCCGCCCTGGTCCTGCTCGATCTGGACCATTTCAAGACGATCAACGACACCCACGGGCACCCGATCGGGGACGACGCCCTGGTGCACCTGGCCGGGCTCCTGGGCGGCGACGCCGCGCCGGGCGCGGTGATCGCCAGGCTCGGCGGTGACGAGATGGCCGTGCTGCTACCGGAATTCCCGGCGGACGAGGCCGTCCGCTGGGCCCAGGGCCTGCTCACCCGCGTGCTGAGTCACCCGCTGCCTTTGGCGGGCGACGGGACCGAGCTGCCGCTGTCCGTCAGCATCGGCGTGGGACACGCCGGTCCCGGCCCGACCCCGTTGCGCGATCTGTACGCTGCCGCCGACGCCTCGCTGTACGAGGCGAAACGCGCCGGACGCGGCCGGGTCGGCCCACCTCACACCGCCGCCCCTGGCCGCCCGGGGACCGGCGCCCCCGTCCCGGAGCAACCGGAACGCCGGCTGCACCGCGGATAG
- a CDS encoding helix-turn-helix transcriptional regulator, which yields MTADRAPELTAWQPGVSGVPEVLHARFHRHAYPMHAHDTWTLMLLDSGIVRYHLGRHEHGVMTSFVTLLPPGVPHDGKAAGPGGFRKRVVYLDDTQFGPGLVNAAIRTPSFADPLLRRRVHQLNVALARRTENLEAASRLAMIRERFLGLLGDAPAAPGHRAGLAHDLRDLLDAQVVEGVTLEDAAQTLHSHPTHLVRAFTREFGMPPHQYLTGRRVERARRLLLTGEPPARAAVLAGFYDQSHLARHFRRMLGTTPGRFAGLKSTGRPTE from the coding sequence ATGACGGCGGACCGGGCGCCGGAGCTGACGGCGTGGCAACCGGGCGTGAGCGGCGTGCCGGAGGTGCTGCACGCCCGCTTCCACCGGCACGCCTACCCGATGCACGCCCACGACACGTGGACCCTGATGCTGCTCGACTCCGGCATCGTTCGCTACCACCTGGGCCGGCACGAGCACGGCGTGATGACCTCGTTCGTCACCCTGCTGCCGCCCGGTGTGCCGCACGACGGCAAGGCGGCCGGGCCGGGCGGGTTCCGCAAGCGCGTGGTCTACCTCGACGACACCCAGTTCGGCCCGGGGCTGGTAAACGCCGCGATCCGCACCCCGAGCTTCGCCGACCCGCTGCTGCGCCGCCGGGTGCACCAGCTGAACGTGGCGCTGGCCCGGCGCACCGAGAACCTGGAGGCGGCCAGCCGGCTGGCGATGATCCGGGAACGCTTCCTCGGGCTGCTCGGCGACGCGCCCGCAGCGCCCGGGCACCGGGCCGGCCTGGCCCACGACCTGCGCGACCTGCTCGACGCGCAGGTGGTCGAGGGCGTCACCCTGGAAGACGCCGCGCAGACCCTGCACAGCCACCCGACCCACCTGGTGCGGGCATTCACCCGGGAGTTCGGGATGCCCCCGCACCAGTACCTGACCGGGCGGCGGGTGGAGCGGGCGCGACGCCTGCTGCTGACCGGCGAGCCCCCGGCCCGGGCGGCCGTGCTGGCCGGGTTCTACGACCAGTCGCACCTGGCCCGGCACTTCCGCCGGATGCTGGGCACCACACCCGGCCGGTTCGCCGGGCTGAAGTCCACGGGCCGGCCGACCGAGTAG
- a CDS encoding DUF2000 family protein, whose product MTTNSPGADLAPIRFDTKIAVLLRDDLAVWQRLNVCAFLVSGITAAHPQLVGDPYEDADGTPYLAMLRQPVLVFQGSADVLTSAHTRAIGRELPMSLFTSELFASGNDRDNRAAVAAVPRAELDLVGLAVHGPKNAVDKVLKGAVMHP is encoded by the coding sequence ATGACGACGAACAGCCCCGGCGCCGACCTGGCCCCGATCCGTTTCGACACCAAGATCGCCGTGCTGCTGCGTGACGACCTCGCCGTCTGGCAACGCCTCAACGTGTGCGCGTTCCTGGTCAGCGGCATCACCGCGGCGCACCCGCAGCTGGTCGGAGATCCCTACGAGGACGCCGACGGCACGCCCTACCTGGCCATGCTGCGCCAGCCGGTGCTGGTGTTCCAGGGCAGCGCCGACGTGCTCACGAGCGCCCACACCAGGGCCATCGGCCGGGAGCTGCCGATGTCGCTGTTCACCAGCGAGCTCTTCGCCTCCGGCAACGACCGGGACAACCGGGCCGCGGTGGCCGCGGTGCCCCGCGCCGAGCTGGATCTGGTGGGCCTGGCCGTGCACGGGCCGAAGAACGCCGTGGACAAGGTGCTCAAGGGCGCGGTGATGCACCCCTGA
- a CDS encoding GcvT family protein → MSGPRVVIVGAGVVGAALADELSERGWTQITVVEQGELPRPGGSSSHAPGLVFQTNSSKTMAQLAKYTVEKLVSLDLDGEPCFLQVGGLEVATTPERLAELHRRAGWATAWGLDARVITPAECSRLWPMLDESVVLGGLHLPTDGLAKAVRAVEAQLRRARARGVSVLDRHEVLDVLRTDDGLKVTGVRTDQGDIEADIVVCCAGFWGPKVAAMVGMTLPLTPLGHQLAWTTPVPSLAGTTDEATRPILRHQDADLYYRENFDGLGIGYYGHRPMPVRLSDVPGVREAEDMPSVLPFTPADFAPAWTESQRLLPDLGGSAVVEGINGIFSFTTDDFPLLGPSAAVEGFWVAEAVWVTHSAGVAAAMAEWLVEGHCSTFDLHECDVNRFESHQLTPDYVLTRDCQNFVEVYDIKHPLQPMEHPRPLRVTPFHHRQQELGGMFLEASGWERPQWYRSNAALVQHYPAPTPDAWASRYWSPIVAAEARHTREQVSMFDMTALKRLEVTGRGATAFLQRVFTGNVDKSVGSITYGLLLDEDGGIRSDVTIARLGRERYQVGANGALDEAWLTRQLPGDGLTQIRDITAGTCCIGLWGPRARDVLAPLTGADVSAEGQKYFRAQQIQVGFVPVTAMRLSYVGELGWELYTTSDQGQKLWDTLWAAGQEHGLIAAGRGAFNSLRLEKGYRSFGTDMTFEHDPWEAGLDFAVRLQKESFLGREAVLARREDVRRRLTCLLIDDAGDTDGTTTYDQPLGKEPVYRDGACVGHVTSAAYGYTVNAPIAYAWLPTELSVPGERVEIGYFDRRLHATVAAEPLFDPEMKRLRS, encoded by the coding sequence ATGTCCGGACCGCGCGTCGTCATCGTCGGAGCAGGTGTGGTCGGGGCGGCTCTGGCCGACGAGCTGTCGGAGCGGGGCTGGACACAGATCACCGTGGTGGAGCAGGGCGAGCTGCCCAGGCCTGGTGGATCCTCGTCGCACGCGCCCGGCCTGGTGTTCCAGACCAACTCCTCCAAGACCATGGCGCAGCTGGCGAAGTACACGGTGGAGAAACTGGTTTCGCTCGACCTGGACGGCGAGCCGTGCTTCCTCCAGGTGGGCGGGCTGGAGGTGGCCACCACCCCGGAGCGGCTGGCCGAGTTGCACCGCCGGGCCGGCTGGGCCACAGCCTGGGGTCTCGACGCGCGGGTGATCACCCCGGCCGAATGTTCCCGGCTGTGGCCGATGCTCGACGAGTCGGTGGTGCTGGGCGGGCTGCATCTGCCCACCGACGGGCTGGCCAAGGCCGTGCGCGCGGTCGAGGCGCAGTTGCGGCGGGCACGGGCGCGGGGCGTCTCGGTGCTCGACCGGCACGAGGTGCTCGACGTCCTGCGCACCGACGACGGGCTGAAGGTCACCGGGGTCCGCACCGACCAGGGCGACATCGAGGCCGACATCGTGGTCTGTTGCGCCGGGTTCTGGGGTCCGAAGGTGGCTGCCATGGTCGGCATGACGCTGCCGCTCACGCCGCTGGGCCATCAGCTGGCCTGGACCACGCCGGTCCCGTCGCTGGCCGGGACCACCGACGAGGCCACCCGGCCGATCCTGCGGCATCAAGATGCCGACCTCTACTACCGCGAGAACTTCGACGGCCTGGGCATCGGTTACTACGGGCACCGCCCGATGCCGGTGCGGCTCTCCGACGTGCCGGGGGTGCGCGAGGCCGAAGACATGCCCTCGGTGCTGCCGTTCACCCCCGCCGACTTCGCCCCGGCCTGGACCGAGAGTCAGCGGCTGCTACCGGATCTCGGGGGCAGCGCGGTGGTCGAGGGCATCAACGGCATCTTCTCGTTCACCACCGACGACTTCCCGCTGCTCGGCCCCTCGGCCGCGGTGGAGGGGTTCTGGGTGGCCGAGGCGGTCTGGGTGACGCACTCGGCCGGGGTGGCGGCGGCGATGGCGGAGTGGCTGGTCGAGGGCCACTGCTCCACCTTCGACCTGCACGAGTGCGACGTCAACAGGTTCGAGAGCCACCAGCTGACGCCGGATTACGTGCTCACCCGGGACTGCCAGAACTTCGTTGAGGTGTACGACATCAAGCACCCGCTCCAGCCGATGGAACACCCCCGGCCGCTGCGCGTCACCCCGTTCCACCACCGTCAGCAAGAGCTCGGCGGCATGTTCCTGGAAGCCTCCGGCTGGGAACGGCCGCAGTGGTACCGCTCGAACGCCGCACTGGTGCAGCACTATCCGGCGCCCACCCCGGACGCCTGGGCGTCCCGCTACTGGTCGCCGATCGTCGCGGCCGAGGCCCGGCACACCCGCGAGCAGGTCTCGATGTTCGACATGACGGCGCTGAAGCGGCTGGAGGTCACCGGGCGGGGCGCCACCGCCTTCCTCCAGCGGGTGTTCACCGGCAACGTCGACAAGTCGGTCGGTTCCATCACCTACGGCCTGCTGCTCGACGAAGACGGCGGCATCCGCAGCGACGTCACCATCGCCCGGCTGGGCCGCGAGCGCTACCAGGTGGGGGCCAACGGCGCCCTCGACGAGGCCTGGCTCACCCGGCAGCTACCCGGCGACGGTCTCACCCAGATCCGCGACATCACCGCGGGCACCTGCTGCATCGGCCTGTGGGGGCCCCGGGCGCGCGACGTGCTGGCCCCGCTGACCGGGGCCGATGTCTCCGCCGAGGGCCAGAAATACTTCCGCGCCCAGCAGATCCAGGTCGGCTTCGTCCCGGTCACGGCCATGCGCCTGTCGTACGTCGGCGAACTCGGCTGGGAGCTCTACACCACCTCCGACCAGGGCCAGAAGCTCTGGGACACGCTCTGGGCGGCGGGGCAGGAGCACGGCCTGATCGCCGCCGGGCGGGGTGCGTTCAACAGCCTGCGGCTGGAGAAGGGCTACCGCTCGTTCGGCACCGACATGACCTTCGAGCACGACCCCTGGGAGGCCGGCCTGGACTTCGCCGTCCGGCTCCAGAAGGAGTCGTTCCTGGGGCGGGAGGCCGTGCTCGCCCGGCGGGAGGACGTGCGGCGGCGGCTGACCTGCCTGCTGATCGACGACGCCGGCGACACCGACGGCACCACGACCTACGACCAGCCGCTCGGCAAGGAGCCGGTCTACCGCGACGGCGCCTGCGTCGGTCATGTCACCAGTGCGGCCTACGGTTACACGGTCAACGCCCCGATCGCCTACGCCTGGCTGCCCACCGAGCTCTCGGTGCCCGGCGAGCGGGTGGAGATCGGCTACTTCGACCGCCGCCTGCACGCCACGGTCGCCGCCGAGCCGCTGTTCGACCCGGAGATGAAGCGCCTGCGCAGCTGA
- a CDS encoding ABC transporter substrate-binding protein, which yields MRDNVKARRVVTGAAAVALLLAGCGGQTIESGSASSGGGSGEDCGTVNIAVNPWVGYEADVAVVQYVAENELGCTVNTKDLTEEVSWQGFASGEIDVILEDWGHPDLEKQYVDEQKVAEKVGENGNVGQIGWFVPPWMAEKYPDITDYKNLNKYADLFKTSESGDKGQVLDGDPSYVTNDEALVKNLDLDYKVVYAGSEAALITAFRQAEEKKEPLLGYFYTPQWFLSEVPLVKVDLPTYEEGCDADPEKVDCDYPETPLTKYARTEFMNSGSAAAELVKNFSWTNDDQNEVAKYIAEDKMDYEDAAKKWVDANQDKVDAWLK from the coding sequence TTGCGTGACAATGTGAAGGCCAGGAGGGTCGTGACAGGTGCGGCGGCGGTCGCCCTGCTCCTGGCCGGGTGCGGCGGTCAGACCATCGAGTCCGGCAGCGCGAGCTCGGGGGGCGGTTCCGGCGAGGACTGTGGCACCGTCAACATCGCGGTCAACCCCTGGGTCGGCTACGAGGCCGACGTCGCCGTGGTGCAGTACGTGGCCGAGAACGAGCTGGGCTGCACGGTGAACACCAAGGACCTCACCGAGGAGGTGTCCTGGCAGGGCTTCGCCTCCGGCGAGATCGACGTGATCCTCGAGGACTGGGGCCACCCCGACCTGGAGAAGCAGTACGTCGACGAGCAGAAGGTGGCCGAGAAGGTCGGCGAGAACGGCAATGTCGGCCAGATCGGCTGGTTCGTGCCGCCGTGGATGGCCGAGAAGTACCCGGACATCACCGATTACAAGAACCTGAACAAGTACGCCGACCTGTTCAAGACCTCGGAGTCGGGTGACAAGGGCCAGGTGCTCGACGGCGACCCGTCGTACGTCACCAACGACGAGGCCCTGGTGAAGAACCTCGACCTGGACTACAAGGTGGTCTACGCGGGCAGTGAGGCCGCACTGATCACGGCCTTCCGGCAGGCCGAGGAGAAGAAGGAGCCGCTGCTCGGTTACTTCTACACGCCGCAGTGGTTCCTGTCCGAGGTGCCGCTGGTCAAGGTGGATCTGCCCACCTATGAGGAGGGTTGCGACGCCGACCCGGAGAAGGTCGACTGCGACTACCCGGAGACCCCGCTGACCAAGTACGCCCGCACCGAGTTCATGAACTCCGGCAGTGCGGCGGCCGAGCTGGTGAAGAACTTCAGCTGGACCAACGACGACCAGAACGAGGTCGCCAAGTACATCGCCGAAGACAAGATGGACTACGAGGACGCGGCCAAGAAGTGGGTCGACGCCAACCAGGACAAGGTCGACGCCTGGCTGAAGTAG
- a CDS encoding ABC transporter permease subunit: MTVLTASRAALARPGRGRVIAAVLVVFVVLGAILRGVNTLSLVPSDTTALHRWFNDVNHWVSANRNDSPLFLYFFNEIRAFVDGLTTLFQNLISQPSFGRPVPVIGWLGVVAILTLLALAFATLRVALLVVAGFLFIGLQGLWEESMDTLALTLSAVLLALVIGVPLGIWAGLSDRVNAVVTPVLDFLQTMPTFVYLAPFTLLFLIGPASATLVTLVYALPPAVRYTAHGIRSVPRASVEASESLGATGFQRLVGVLLPMSARTIVLGLNQTIMAALSMATVAALIDAPGLGKTILKALQTLDVGVSFNAGLAIVVMAIVLDRLTTAAAARRSRRPSRFRLPLLGVAGLGAIFAVYLSRTYVWAAEFPSDYNIGDDIARHSGSFADWLTSNLSDVTGWLKDTATALLLDPLQTLLVESPWWLVAALLLALAYLLGNLRVTVVTAVCVAGLVFSGLWQDSMTTLAATLLATAATMLLGVAIGVWMARSRRADLVIRPVLDALQVMPPFVYLVPFLALFAASRFTAVLAAVLYAAPVAIKIVADGITAVPATAVEAATASGSSSWQTIWKVQLPMARQSLVLAANQGICYVLAMIVVGGLVGAGALGYDVVAGFSQGELFGKGLTAGFAIVILGIMLNRITQAAADRRRSI; encoded by the coding sequence GTGACCGTTCTCACCGCCTCCCGCGCGGCCCTGGCCAGACCCGGCCGAGGGCGCGTGATCGCCGCCGTGCTCGTGGTGTTCGTGGTGCTCGGGGCGATCCTGCGCGGCGTGAACACGCTCTCGCTGGTGCCCTCCGACACCACGGCGCTACACCGCTGGTTCAACGACGTCAACCACTGGGTGTCGGCCAACCGCAACGACAGCCCGCTGTTCCTCTACTTCTTCAACGAGATCCGGGCCTTCGTCGACGGTCTCACCACACTGTTCCAGAACCTGATCTCCCAGCCGAGTTTCGGCCGTCCCGTGCCGGTGATCGGCTGGCTCGGAGTGGTGGCGATCCTCACCCTGCTGGCGCTGGCCTTCGCCACACTGCGGGTGGCCCTGCTGGTGGTGGCGGGTTTCCTGTTCATCGGTCTCCAGGGGCTGTGGGAAGAGAGCATGGACACGCTCGCCCTCACCCTCTCCGCCGTCCTCCTGGCTCTGGTCATCGGGGTGCCGCTGGGCATCTGGGCGGGCCTGTCCGACCGGGTGAACGCCGTCGTCACACCGGTTCTCGACTTTTTGCAGACGATGCCGACGTTCGTCTACCTGGCGCCGTTCACCCTGCTCTTCCTGATCGGGCCGGCCTCGGCCACCCTGGTCACCCTGGTCTACGCCCTGCCCCCGGCCGTGCGCTACACCGCGCACGGCATCCGCTCGGTGCCGCGGGCCAGCGTGGAGGCCTCGGAATCGCTGGGAGCCACCGGTTTCCAGCGCCTGGTCGGGGTTCTGCTGCCGATGTCGGCGCGCACCATCGTGCTCGGCCTGAACCAGACCATCATGGCGGCCCTGTCCATGGCCACGGTGGCGGCGCTGATCGACGCACCCGGCCTGGGCAAGACCATCCTCAAGGCGCTCCAGACCCTCGACGTCGGCGTCTCCTTCAACGCCGGCCTGGCGATCGTGGTGATGGCGATCGTGCTGGACCGGCTCACCACCGCCGCGGCGGCCCGGCGTTCCCGGCGTCCCTCCCGGTTCCGGCTTCCGCTGCTCGGGGTGGCCGGCCTCGGGGCGATCTTCGCCGTGTACCTCTCGCGCACCTACGTGTGGGCCGCCGAGTTCCCCTCCGACTACAACATCGGCGACGACATCGCCCGGCACAGCGGCAGTTTCGCCGACTGGCTGACCAGCAACCTGTCCGACGTCACCGGCTGGCTGAAAGACACCGCCACCGCCCTGCTGCTCGACCCGCTCCAGACCCTGCTGGTCGAGTCGCCCTGGTGGCTGGTCGCGGCGCTGCTGCTGGCGCTGGCCTACCTGCTGGGCAACCTGCGCGTCACCGTGGTCACCGCCGTCTGCGTGGCCGGCCTGGTGTTCAGCGGGCTCTGGCAAGACAGCATGACCACCCTGGCCGCCACCCTGCTGGCCACCGCCGCCACCATGCTGCTGGGCGTGGCGATCGGCGTCTGGATGGCCCGCAGCCGGCGGGCCGACCTGGTGATCCGCCCGGTACTCGACGCGCTCCAGGTGATGCCGCCGTTCGTCTACCTGGTGCCGTTCCTGGCGCTGTTCGCGGCCAGCCGGTTCACCGCCGTCCTGGCCGCCGTGCTCTACGCCGCCCCGGTGGCGATCAAGATCGTGGCCGACGGCATCACCGCCGTGCCGGCCACCGCGGTGGAGGCCGCCACGGCCTCCGGATCCAGCAGCTGGCAGACCATCTGGAAGGTACAGCTGCCGATGGCCCGGCAATCGCTGGTGCTCGCGGCCAACCAGGGCATCTGCTACGTGCTCGCGATGATCGTGGTCGGCGGCCTGGTCGGCGCCGGCGCGCTGGGATACGACGTGGTGGCGGGCTTCTCGCAGGGAGAGCTGTTCGGCAAGGGGCTCACCGCGGGCTTCGCCATCGTCATCCTGGGCATCATGCTCAACCGAATCACCCAGGCGGCAGCGGATCGCCGGCGCAGTATCTGA
- a CDS encoding quaternary amine ABC transporter ATP-binding protein produces MVFGPKAAAVPKNSDLCELPRRELMQRTGNTIAVRDVSFDVAPGEVFVVMGLSGSGKSTLVRCLTRLIEPTAGSVVFEGENLLQADARRLRELRRHKFSMVFQNFGLLPHRRVVDNVAYGLEVRGAGKAERRARALEVIELVGLSGYENSYPDQLSGGMQQRVGLARALAVEPDLMLFDEPFSALDPLIRRDMQNEVIRLHRELGKTMVFITHDLSEALKLGDRILIMRDGRPVQIGTGDELVGAPADDYVRDFVSDVPKGDVLTLRWIMRPVTDDDPVDGPELPPGTVIRDATRVVLESHRPVRVVENGKLLGIVGDEEILAIVAGAR; encoded by the coding sequence ATGGTCTTCGGACCGAAAGCCGCTGCGGTGCCGAAGAACTCCGATCTGTGCGAGCTGCCCCGCCGGGAGCTGATGCAACGCACCGGCAACACCATCGCGGTGCGCGACGTCTCGTTCGACGTGGCGCCGGGAGAGGTGTTCGTGGTGATGGGCCTGTCCGGCTCCGGTAAGTCCACGCTGGTGCGGTGTCTCACCCGGCTGATCGAGCCGACCGCCGGCTCGGTGGTCTTCGAGGGCGAGAACCTCCTCCAGGCCGACGCCAGGCGCCTGCGTGAACTCCGTCGTCACAAGTTCTCCATGGTGTTCCAGAACTTCGGGCTGCTCCCCCACCGGCGCGTGGTCGACAACGTGGCCTACGGGCTGGAGGTGCGCGGCGCGGGCAAGGCCGAACGCCGTGCCCGGGCGCTGGAGGTGATCGAGCTGGTCGGCCTGTCCGGCTACGAGAACTCCTACCCCGACCAGCTCTCCGGCGGCATGCAGCAGCGGGTCGGCCTGGCCCGCGCGCTGGCCGTGGAGCCCGACCTGATGCTGTTCGACGAGCCGTTCAGCGCGCTCGACCCGCTGATCCGGCGGGACATGCAGAACGAGGTCATCCGGCTGCACCGCGAGCTGGGCAAGACCATGGTGTTCATCACCCACGACCTGTCCGAGGCACTCAAGCTCGGCGACCGCATCCTGATCATGCGTGACGGCCGGCCGGTACAGATCGGCACCGGCGACGAGCTGGTCGGGGCCCCGGCCGACGACTACGTGCGTGACTTCGTCTCCGACGTGCCCAAGGGCGACGTGCTGACGCTGCGCTGGATCATGCGCCCGGTCACCGACGACGACCCGGTCGACGGCCCGGAGCTGCCGCCCGGCACGGTGATCCGCGACGCCACCCGCGTGGTGCTGGAGAGCCATCGCCCGGTGCGGGTGGTCGAGAACGGCAAACTGCTCGGAATCGTCGGCGACGAAGAGATTCTCGCGATCGTGGCGGGCGCCCGGTGA
- the betA gene encoding choline dehydrogenase, whose product MVERYDYVIVGGGSAGCVLANRLSEDPGTSVLVLEAGRPDWALDLLIHMPAALTMVIGNPLYDWRYRSEPEPFMHGRRISHGRGKVLGGSSSINGMIFQRGNPLDFERWGADPGMQTWDYAHCLPYFKKMENCLAGPDEWRGGDGPLELERGPATNPLFGAFFEAVQQAGYPLTDDVNGFQQEGFNRFDRTIRNGRRLSAARAYLHPARKQRKNLTVRTLSLVHRVIVENGRAVGVEYTRSLPFGGPLGRVGSGLRRVDAGEVVLSGGAVNTPQLLQLSGIGNASELRALDIDVVADLPGVGENLQDHLEVYVQHACRRPVSLNPSLKLHRRPAIGLEWLLRKTGPAATNHFEGGGFVRGNDEVAYPNLMFHFLPVAVRYDGSSPAASHGYQVHIGPMYSDARGTVKITGTDPRRAPAMTFNYLSTAQDRREWVEAIRVARKILGQPAFGPYDDGELSPGPAVSTDEEILDWVARDAETAYHPSCTARLGTDALSVVDPLTMGVHGVAGLRVADASAMPYVTNGNIYAPVVMLAEKAADLISGNSPLEAQQVPFYRHGLSTEQSA is encoded by the coding sequence GTGGTGGAGCGGTACGACTACGTCATCGTCGGCGGCGGTTCCGCCGGCTGTGTGCTCGCCAACCGGCTGAGCGAAGATCCCGGCACCTCGGTGCTGGTACTGGAGGCGGGGCGGCCGGACTGGGCTCTCGACCTGCTCATCCACATGCCGGCCGCGCTGACCATGGTCATCGGTAATCCGTTGTACGACTGGCGGTACCGCAGCGAGCCGGAGCCCTTCATGCACGGGCGGCGGATCTCGCACGGTCGGGGCAAGGTGCTCGGCGGCTCCTCCAGCATCAACGGGATGATCTTCCAGCGCGGCAACCCGCTGGACTTCGAGCGCTGGGGCGCCGACCCGGGCATGCAGACCTGGGACTACGCGCACTGCCTGCCCTACTTCAAGAAGATGGAGAACTGCCTGGCCGGACCGGACGAGTGGCGCGGCGGCGACGGCCCGCTGGAGCTGGAGCGCGGCCCGGCCACCAACCCGCTGTTCGGCGCCTTCTTCGAGGCGGTGCAGCAGGCCGGCTACCCCCTCACCGACGACGTGAACGGTTTCCAGCAAGAGGGTTTCAACCGGTTCGACCGCACGATCCGCAACGGCCGGCGGCTGTCGGCGGCGCGGGCCTATCTGCACCCGGCCCGCAAGCAGCGGAAAAACCTCACGGTGCGCACTCTTTCGCTGGTGCACCGGGTGATCGTGGAGAACGGCCGGGCGGTGGGGGTGGAGTACACCCGCTCCCTGCCCTTCGGCGGTCCGCTCGGCCGGGTGGGCAGCGGCCTGCGGCGCGTGGACGCCGGTGAGGTCGTGCTGTCGGGCGGCGCCGTCAACACCCCGCAGCTGTTGCAGTTGTCCGGTATCGGGAACGCCTCCGAGCTGCGGGCCCTGGACATCGACGTGGTGGCCGACCTGCCCGGCGTGGGCGAGAACCTGCAAGACCACCTGGAGGTCTACGTGCAGCACGCCTGCCGTCGGCCGGTGTCGCTCAATCCCTCGCTCAAGCTGCACCGTCGCCCGGCGATCGGGCTGGAGTGGCTCCTGCGCAAGACCGGGCCGGCCGCCACCAACCACTTCGAGGGCGGCGGTTTCGTCCGCGGCAACGACGAGGTGGCCTACCCCAACCTGATGTTCCACTTCCTGCCGGTGGCCGTGCGCTACGACGGCAGCTCCCCCGCCGCCAGCCACGGCTACCAGGTGCACATCGGCCCGATGTACTCCGACGCCCGGGGCACGGTCAAGATCACCGGCACCGACCCGCGCCGCGCCCCGGCGATGACCTTCAACTACCTGTCCACCGCCCAGGACCGGCGGGAATGGGTCGAGGCGATCCGGGTGGCCAGGAAGATCCTGGGCCAGCCCGCCTTCGGCCCCTACGACGACGGCGAGCTCTCCCCCGGCCCCGCGGTAAGCACTGACGAGGAGATCCTGGACTGGGTGGCCCGCGACGCCGAGACCGCCTACCACCCGTCCTGCACCGCGCGCCTGGGCACCGACGCGCTCTCCGTGGTGGACCCACTGACGATGGGCGTGCACGGGGTGGCCGGGCTACGGGTGGCAGACGCCTCGGCCATGCCCTACGTGACCAACGGCAACATCTACGCGCCGGTCGTCATGCTGGCCGAGAAAGCCGCCGACCTGATCAGCGGCAATTCCCCGCTTGAGGCCCAGCAGGTTCCGTTTTATCGCCACGGCCTCAGCACCGAACAGTCGGCTTGA